One Acinetobacter pullicarnis genomic region harbors:
- the rlmN gene encoding 23S rRNA (adenine(2503)-C(2))-methyltransferase RlmN, protein MNVEVGVSSANLDEQQAVKAPRTQPENTKKLNLMGMSRAQLEQFFESIGEKKFRAGQVMKWVHQFFVTDFAEMSNISGKLREKLEQICEIKAPEVVHRHYSKDGTRKWVFRVGDGAGSLVETVLIPADDKTGARKTLCISSQVGCALDCSFCSTGKQGFQRDLSPDEIIGQLWMANYSYMEEVAVAERERTVTNVVMMGMGEPLLNYDAVLSSMYLMLDDFAYGMSKRRVTLSTSGVVPKIDQLGQDIDVALAISLHAPNDALRDELVPINKKYPLAQLISACQRYIAKNGNESTRKHVTIEYVMLDGVNDKPEHAQQLIKLLKNLPSKINLIPFNPFPHAPYERSSRNRTISFQKTLSDAGFVCTIRQTRGDDIDAACGQLVGQVADRTRRAAQWKKKVEEGQVILRSSSEID, encoded by the coding sequence ATGAACGTTGAAGTGGGCGTTTCATCCGCTAATTTAGATGAACAGCAAGCTGTTAAAGCCCCGCGAACACAGCCTGAAAACACAAAGAAACTCAACTTGATGGGCATGTCGCGTGCGCAATTGGAACAGTTTTTTGAAAGTATCGGCGAGAAAAAATTTCGCGCAGGTCAGGTGATGAAATGGGTCCACCAATTCTTCGTGACTGACTTTGCAGAGATGAGCAACATCTCTGGAAAATTGCGTGAGAAACTTGAACAAATTTGTGAAATTAAAGCGCCCGAAGTGGTGCATCGCCATTACTCCAAAGACGGTACCCGTAAGTGGGTGTTCCGTGTCGGTGATGGCGCAGGTTCTTTGGTTGAAACCGTACTTATTCCTGCTGATGATAAAACTGGCGCGCGTAAAACCTTGTGTATTTCATCACAAGTTGGCTGTGCACTGGATTGTTCGTTCTGCTCAACCGGAAAGCAAGGCTTTCAGCGTGACTTGAGCCCCGACGAAATTATTGGTCAGTTGTGGATGGCGAACTACTCTTATATGGAAGAGGTTGCTGTTGCAGAGCGCGAACGTACGGTCACCAACGTGGTGATGATGGGGATGGGCGAGCCGCTACTCAACTACGATGCGGTACTGAGCTCGATGTATTTGATGCTCGATGACTTTGCCTATGGCATGTCTAAACGCCGTGTGACCTTGTCGACCTCAGGTGTGGTGCCAAAAATTGATCAATTGGGGCAAGACATTGATGTTGCATTGGCAATTTCACTGCATGCACCGAATGATGCATTACGTGATGAATTGGTTCCAATCAATAAAAAATATCCATTGGCACAACTCATTAGTGCTTGTCAGCGTTATATTGCTAAAAATGGCAATGAAAGCACACGTAAACATGTCACCATCGAATATGTGATGCTTGATGGTGTCAACGATAAACCAGAACATGCACAACAGCTGATTAAGCTCTTGAAAAATTTACCAAGTAAAATTAATTTAATTCCATTTAACCCATTTCCGCATGCGCCATATGAACGTTCTAGTCGTAATCGGACTATTTCTTTTCAAAAAACTTTGTCTGATGCTGGATTTGTGTGTACGATTCGACAAACGCGTGGTGATGATATCGATGCTGCGTGTGGACAATTGGTTGGGCAAGTGGCTGACAGAACACGTCGCGCTGCGCAATGGAAAAAGAAAGTTGAAGAAGGTCAGGTGATTTTACGTAGCTCAAGTGAGATCGACTAG
- the pilW gene encoding type IV pilus biogenesis/stability protein PilW, with product MYAKMITLAVIGFFTWSIQGCHSSAANTLVKRDPEKAVKVRTQLAAEYIRAGDLDAAKRALDQAFTADSKDSGANMMMGVLLQQEGSPTSLEQADRYFKRAIGSDPKNAQARNNYGTYLFQQQRYPEAIAQFKIAGAALGYDQRYVALENLGRVYLSLDDVTLAEKTFKQALQVNRDSSISMLQLAELLYLQQKFSEAGPFYTQFVRLTGVKNQSAAALWLGIRLARANGDEMGMQVLINQLRALFPDSQEYQRFLQLQYSTEAVWK from the coding sequence ATGTATGCAAAAATGATTACACTTGCTGTAATTGGTTTTTTTACATGGTCGATTCAAGGCTGCCACAGTTCAGCTGCCAATACCTTGGTCAAAAGAGACCCAGAGAAAGCAGTAAAAGTGCGGACCCAACTCGCTGCAGAATATATTCGTGCAGGTGATCTTGATGCTGCAAAACGTGCTTTAGATCAGGCATTTACTGCCGACTCAAAAGACTCTGGCGCCAATATGATGATGGGTGTCTTGTTGCAGCAAGAGGGCAGTCCAACCAGTTTGGAACAAGCGGATCGCTACTTTAAACGTGCGATTGGATCTGATCCAAAGAATGCCCAAGCCCGTAATAATTATGGAACCTATTTGTTTCAACAGCAGCGTTATCCGGAAGCAATTGCACAGTTTAAAATCGCAGGTGCAGCACTCGGATATGATCAGCGCTATGTTGCACTTGAAAATTTAGGTCGAGTTTATTTAAGCTTAGATGATGTGACACTTGCAGAAAAAACCTTTAAACAGGCATTGCAAGTGAATCGCGATTCGAGCATTTCAATGTTACAGTTAGCTGAGCTTCTGTATTTACAGCAGAAATTTAGCGAAGCTGGCCCTTTTTATACGCAGTTTGTGCGTTTAACAGGGGTGAAAAATCAAAGTGCTGCTGCACTTTGGCTCGGCATACGCCTTGCGCGTGCCAATGGTGATGAGATGGGAATGCAAGTGTTGATAAATCAATTGCGTGCGCTTTTCCCTGACAGTCAAGAATATCAACGTTTTTTGCAATTACAGTACAGTACTGAGGCCGTATGGAAGTAA